The following are from one region of the Indicator indicator isolate 239-I01 chromosome 14, UM_Iind_1.1, whole genome shotgun sequence genome:
- the TXNRD1 gene encoding thioredoxin reductase 1, cytoplasmic isoform X4, producing MNGNAPVPHSYDYDLIVIGGGSGGLAAAKEAAKYEKKVLVLDFVKPTPLGNSWGLGGTCVNVGCIPKKLMHQAALLGQALQDARKFGWQFTEEVNHNWMTMTESVQNYIGSLNWGYRVALREKSVTYENAYGEFVGPHTIKATNKRGVEKLYTAERFLIATGERPRYLGIPGDKEYCISSDDLFSLPYCPGKTLVVGASYVALECAGFLAGLGLDVTVMVRSILLRGFDQDIANKIGEYMEEHGVKFIREFVPIKVEQIEEGTPGILKLTAKSAKGNEIIEGKYNTVLLAIGRDSCTRNIGLDKVGVQINEKTGKVPVNDEEQTNVPYIYAVGDILQDKLELTPVAIQAGRLLVRRLYAGATTKCDYVNVPTAVFTPLEYGACGYPEEAAVEKFGEENIEVYHSHFWPLEWTVPSRDNNKCYAKIICNIQDNERVIGFHVLGPNAGEVTQGFAAAMKCGITKEQMDNTIGIHPVCAEIFTTLSVTKRSGESTLQSGC from the exons ATGAATGGGAATGCACCAGTGCCACATTCCTATGACTACGATCTCATTGTCATTGGTGGGGGATCAGGTGGCCTGGCAGCTGCTAAG GAGGCTGCCAAATATGAAAAGAAAGTACTAGTGCTGGACTTTGTCAAGCCTACACCTCTGGGAAACTCATGGG GTCTTGGAGGAACTTGTGTAAATGTGGGCTGTATACCTAAAAAATTGATGCACCAGGCAGCTTTACTGGGGCAAGCCTTGCAGGATGCACGCAAATTTGGATGGCAGTTTACGGAGGAAG TCAATCACAACTGGATGACTATGACAGAATCTGTTCAGAACTACATTGGCTCACTGAACTGGGGCTACCGGGTTGCACTGAGAGAGAAGTCAGTCACGTATGAGAACGCATATGGAGAATTTGTTGGGCCACACACAATTAAG GCAACAAATAAAAGAGGAGTTGAGAAGCTGTACACAGCTGAGAGATTTCTCATTGCCACTGGTGAACGACCACGCTACCTGGGTATACCTGGAGACAAGGAATACTGCATTAGCAG TGATgatcttttctctctgccttaCTGTCCAGGGAAAACCCTGGTGGTTGGAGCTTCCTATGTTGCCTTGGAATGTGCAGGGTTTCTTGCAGGTCTTGGGTTAGATGTCACTGTAATGGTGAGATCCATCCTCTTAAGAGGATTTGACCAGGATATTGCAAACAAAATTGGTGAATATATGGAAGAACATGGAGTCAAGTTTATTAGAGAGTTTGTGCCGATCAAG GTTGAGCAGATTGAAGAAGGAACTCCTGGAATACTGAAACTTACAGCCAAGTCTGCAAAGGGGAATGAAATAATTGAAGGGAAATACAATACT GTATTGCTAGCAATTGGAAGAGATTCATGCACAAGAAATATTGGTTTGGACAAAGTTGGAGTGCAAATCAATGAAAA AACAGGAAAAGTTCCTGTCAACGATGAGGAGCAAACAAACGTGCCCTATATCTATGCTGTTGGAGATATATTACAGGACAAGCTGGAACTCACACCAGTGGCAATCCAGGCAGGAAGATTGTTAGTTCGAAGGCTTTATGCTGGGGCAACCACAAAG TGTGACTATGTGAACGTTCCAACTGCTGTATTCACTCCTTTGGAGTATGGAGCCTGTGGGTATCCTGAAGAGGCTGCGGTGGAGAAGTTTGGGGAGGAAAACATTGAG GTGTATCATAGCCATTTCTGGCCACTGGAGTGGACAGTGCCATCCAGAGACAACAACAAATGCTATGCAAAGATAATTTGCAATATCCAAGATAAT GAGAGAGTCATTGGTTTCCATGTCCTTGGTCCAAATGCTGGAGAAGTCACCCAAGGGTTTGCAGCTGCTATGAAATGTGGGATAACAAAAGAACAGATGGACAACACCATAGGAATTcatcctgtctgtgctgag atattcaccactctctctgtgactAAGCGTTCTGGTGAAAGTACTCTTCAGTCTGGATGCTGA
- the LOC128971096 gene encoding LOW QUALITY PROTEIN: transmembrane protein 140-like (The sequence of the model RefSeq protein was modified relative to this genomic sequence to represent the inferred CDS: inserted 1 base in 1 codon; substituted 2 bases at 2 genomic stop codons) codes for MGLLHRKCAGHLLSVLILLKAAGTLALMLXALLWEAGNLINLPEKHIGFYNFCLWNETVGELQCLKYKHLQMMGISLXGMMLARICVYACLVFSIFYFIFVAHMKCTXGEGWKMIHLLLIIKMVILSRGLGVFFLQTSQWIHLCDVTGGFLALPGTQALLLLQILTVTVYLGWAKHTHPCQSPYTEEALLIDI; via the exons ATGGGTCTGCTGCACCGCAAGTGCGCTGGGCACCTGCTGTCTGTGCTGATCCTCCTCAAGGCTGCTGGCACCTTGGCCCTGATGCTCTAAGCCCTGTTGTGGGAAGCTGGAAACCTGATCAACCTCCCCGAGAAACACATTGGCTTCTACAACTTCTGCCTGTGGAATGAGACAGTCGGGGAGCTGCAGTGCTTGAAGTACAAACATCTGCAGATGATGGGCATCAGCCTTTGAGGAATGATGCTGGCCAGGATTTGTGTGTATGCCTGCCTGGTCTTCAGCATCTTCTACTTCATTTTTGTTGCACACATGAAGTGCA GAGGAGAGGGCTGGAAGATGATCCACCTCCTACTCATCATCAAGATGGTAATTCTGTCCAGAGGCctggggg ttttttttttacaaacttCACAGTGGATTCACCTCTGTGATGTAACTGGGGGcttcctggcactgcctgggaCTCAGGCGCTGCTACTGCTCCAGATTCTCACGGTCACTGTCTACCTTGGCTGGGCCAAGCACACACACCCATGTCAAAGCCCTTATACTGAGGAGGCTCTGCTCATTGATATTTAA
- the TXNRD1 gene encoding thioredoxin reductase 1, cytoplasmic isoform X1, which translates to MNGNAPVPHSYDYDLIVIGGGSGGLAAAKEAAKYEKKVLVLDFVKPTPLGNSWGLGGTCVNVGCIPKKLMHQAALLGQALQDARKFGWQFTEEVNHNWMTMTESVQNYIGSLNWGYRVALREKSVTYENAYGEFVGPHTIKATNKRGVEKLYTAERFLIATGERPRYLGIPGDKEYCISSDDLFSLPYCPGKTLVVGASYVALECAGFLAGLGLDVTVMVRSILLRGFDQDIANKIGEYMEEHGVKFIREFVPIKVEQIEEGTPGILKLTAKSAKGNEIIEGKYNTVLLAIGRDSCTRNIGLDKVGVQINEKTGKVPVNDEEQTNVPYIYAVGDILQDKLELTPVAIQAGRLLVRRLYAGATTKCDYVNVPTAVFTPLEYGACGYPEEAAVEKFGEENIEVYHSHFWPLEWTVPSRDNNKCYAKIICNIQDNERVIGFHVLGPNAGEVTQGFAAAMKCGITKEQMDNTIGIHPVCAEKMAP; encoded by the exons ATGAATGGGAATGCACCAGTGCCACATTCCTATGACTACGATCTCATTGTCATTGGTGGGGGATCAGGTGGCCTGGCAGCTGCTAAG GAGGCTGCCAAATATGAAAAGAAAGTACTAGTGCTGGACTTTGTCAAGCCTACACCTCTGGGAAACTCATGGG GTCTTGGAGGAACTTGTGTAAATGTGGGCTGTATACCTAAAAAATTGATGCACCAGGCAGCTTTACTGGGGCAAGCCTTGCAGGATGCACGCAAATTTGGATGGCAGTTTACGGAGGAAG TCAATCACAACTGGATGACTATGACAGAATCTGTTCAGAACTACATTGGCTCACTGAACTGGGGCTACCGGGTTGCACTGAGAGAGAAGTCAGTCACGTATGAGAACGCATATGGAGAATTTGTTGGGCCACACACAATTAAG GCAACAAATAAAAGAGGAGTTGAGAAGCTGTACACAGCTGAGAGATTTCTCATTGCCACTGGTGAACGACCACGCTACCTGGGTATACCTGGAGACAAGGAATACTGCATTAGCAG TGATgatcttttctctctgccttaCTGTCCAGGGAAAACCCTGGTGGTTGGAGCTTCCTATGTTGCCTTGGAATGTGCAGGGTTTCTTGCAGGTCTTGGGTTAGATGTCACTGTAATGGTGAGATCCATCCTCTTAAGAGGATTTGACCAGGATATTGCAAACAAAATTGGTGAATATATGGAAGAACATGGAGTCAAGTTTATTAGAGAGTTTGTGCCGATCAAG GTTGAGCAGATTGAAGAAGGAACTCCTGGAATACTGAAACTTACAGCCAAGTCTGCAAAGGGGAATGAAATAATTGAAGGGAAATACAATACT GTATTGCTAGCAATTGGAAGAGATTCATGCACAAGAAATATTGGTTTGGACAAAGTTGGAGTGCAAATCAATGAAAA AACAGGAAAAGTTCCTGTCAACGATGAGGAGCAAACAAACGTGCCCTATATCTATGCTGTTGGAGATATATTACAGGACAAGCTGGAACTCACACCAGTGGCAATCCAGGCAGGAAGATTGTTAGTTCGAAGGCTTTATGCTGGGGCAACCACAAAG TGTGACTATGTGAACGTTCCAACTGCTGTATTCACTCCTTTGGAGTATGGAGCCTGTGGGTATCCTGAAGAGGCTGCGGTGGAGAAGTTTGGGGAGGAAAACATTGAG GTGTATCATAGCCATTTCTGGCCACTGGAGTGGACAGTGCCATCCAGAGACAACAACAAATGCTATGCAAAGATAATTTGCAATATCCAAGATAAT GAGAGAGTCATTGGTTTCCATGTCCTTGGTCCAAATGCTGGAGAAGTCACCCAAGGGTTTGCAGCTGCTATGAAATGTGGGATAACAAAAGAACAGATGGACAACACCATAGGAATTcatcctgtctgtgctgag AAGATGGCCCCTTGA
- the TXNRD1 gene encoding thioredoxin reductase 1, cytoplasmic isoform X3 — protein MNGNAPVPHSYDYDLIVIGGGSGGLAAAKEAAKYEKKVLVLDFVKPTPLGNSWGLGGTCVNVGCIPKKLMHQAALLGQALQDARKFGWQFTEEVNHNWMTMTESVQNYIGSLNWGYRVALREKSVTYENAYGEFVGPHTIKATNKRGVEKLYTAERFLIATGERPRYLGIPGDKEYCISSDDLFSLPYCPGKTLVVGASYVALECAGFLAGLGLDVTVMVRSILLRGFDQDIANKIGEYMEEHGVKFIREFVPIKVEQIEEGTPGILKLTAKSAKGNEIIEGKYNTVLLAIGRDSCTRNIGLDKVGVQINEKTGKVPVNDEEQTNVPYIYAVGDILQDKLELTPVAIQAGRLLVRRLYAGATTKCDYVNVPTAVFTPLEYGACGYPEEAAVEKFGEENIEKT, from the exons ATGAATGGGAATGCACCAGTGCCACATTCCTATGACTACGATCTCATTGTCATTGGTGGGGGATCAGGTGGCCTGGCAGCTGCTAAG GAGGCTGCCAAATATGAAAAGAAAGTACTAGTGCTGGACTTTGTCAAGCCTACACCTCTGGGAAACTCATGGG GTCTTGGAGGAACTTGTGTAAATGTGGGCTGTATACCTAAAAAATTGATGCACCAGGCAGCTTTACTGGGGCAAGCCTTGCAGGATGCACGCAAATTTGGATGGCAGTTTACGGAGGAAG TCAATCACAACTGGATGACTATGACAGAATCTGTTCAGAACTACATTGGCTCACTGAACTGGGGCTACCGGGTTGCACTGAGAGAGAAGTCAGTCACGTATGAGAACGCATATGGAGAATTTGTTGGGCCACACACAATTAAG GCAACAAATAAAAGAGGAGTTGAGAAGCTGTACACAGCTGAGAGATTTCTCATTGCCACTGGTGAACGACCACGCTACCTGGGTATACCTGGAGACAAGGAATACTGCATTAGCAG TGATgatcttttctctctgccttaCTGTCCAGGGAAAACCCTGGTGGTTGGAGCTTCCTATGTTGCCTTGGAATGTGCAGGGTTTCTTGCAGGTCTTGGGTTAGATGTCACTGTAATGGTGAGATCCATCCTCTTAAGAGGATTTGACCAGGATATTGCAAACAAAATTGGTGAATATATGGAAGAACATGGAGTCAAGTTTATTAGAGAGTTTGTGCCGATCAAG GTTGAGCAGATTGAAGAAGGAACTCCTGGAATACTGAAACTTACAGCCAAGTCTGCAAAGGGGAATGAAATAATTGAAGGGAAATACAATACT GTATTGCTAGCAATTGGAAGAGATTCATGCACAAGAAATATTGGTTTGGACAAAGTTGGAGTGCAAATCAATGAAAA AACAGGAAAAGTTCCTGTCAACGATGAGGAGCAAACAAACGTGCCCTATATCTATGCTGTTGGAGATATATTACAGGACAAGCTGGAACTCACACCAGTGGCAATCCAGGCAGGAAGATTGTTAGTTCGAAGGCTTTATGCTGGGGCAACCACAAAG TGTGACTATGTGAACGTTCCAACTGCTGTATTCACTCCTTTGGAGTATGGAGCCTGTGGGTATCCTGAAGAGGCTGCGGTGGAGAAGTTTGGGGAGGAAAACATTGAG AAAACATGA
- the TXNRD1 gene encoding thioredoxin reductase 1, cytoplasmic isoform X2, whose product MNGNAPVPHSYDYDLIVIGGGSGGLAAAKEAAKYEKKVLVLDFVKPTPLGNSWGLGGTCVNVGCIPKKLMHQAALLGQALQDARKFGWQFTEEVNHNWMTMTESVQNYIGSLNWGYRVALREKSVTYENAYGEFVGPHTIKATNKRGVEKLYTAERFLIATGERPRYLGIPGDKEYCISSDDLFSLPYCPGKTLVVGASYVALECAGFLAGLGLDVTVMVRSILLRGFDQDIANKIGEYMEEHGVKFIREFVPIKVEQIEEGTPGILKLTAKSAKGNEIIEGKYNTVLLAIGRDSCTRNIGLDKVGVQINEKTGKVPVNDEEQTNVPYIYAVGDILQDKLELTPVAIQAGRLLVRRLYAGATTKCDYVNVPTAVFTPLEYGACGYPEEAAVEKFGEENIEIN is encoded by the exons ATGAATGGGAATGCACCAGTGCCACATTCCTATGACTACGATCTCATTGTCATTGGTGGGGGATCAGGTGGCCTGGCAGCTGCTAAG GAGGCTGCCAAATATGAAAAGAAAGTACTAGTGCTGGACTTTGTCAAGCCTACACCTCTGGGAAACTCATGGG GTCTTGGAGGAACTTGTGTAAATGTGGGCTGTATACCTAAAAAATTGATGCACCAGGCAGCTTTACTGGGGCAAGCCTTGCAGGATGCACGCAAATTTGGATGGCAGTTTACGGAGGAAG TCAATCACAACTGGATGACTATGACAGAATCTGTTCAGAACTACATTGGCTCACTGAACTGGGGCTACCGGGTTGCACTGAGAGAGAAGTCAGTCACGTATGAGAACGCATATGGAGAATTTGTTGGGCCACACACAATTAAG GCAACAAATAAAAGAGGAGTTGAGAAGCTGTACACAGCTGAGAGATTTCTCATTGCCACTGGTGAACGACCACGCTACCTGGGTATACCTGGAGACAAGGAATACTGCATTAGCAG TGATgatcttttctctctgccttaCTGTCCAGGGAAAACCCTGGTGGTTGGAGCTTCCTATGTTGCCTTGGAATGTGCAGGGTTTCTTGCAGGTCTTGGGTTAGATGTCACTGTAATGGTGAGATCCATCCTCTTAAGAGGATTTGACCAGGATATTGCAAACAAAATTGGTGAATATATGGAAGAACATGGAGTCAAGTTTATTAGAGAGTTTGTGCCGATCAAG GTTGAGCAGATTGAAGAAGGAACTCCTGGAATACTGAAACTTACAGCCAAGTCTGCAAAGGGGAATGAAATAATTGAAGGGAAATACAATACT GTATTGCTAGCAATTGGAAGAGATTCATGCACAAGAAATATTGGTTTGGACAAAGTTGGAGTGCAAATCAATGAAAA AACAGGAAAAGTTCCTGTCAACGATGAGGAGCAAACAAACGTGCCCTATATCTATGCTGTTGGAGATATATTACAGGACAAGCTGGAACTCACACCAGTGGCAATCCAGGCAGGAAGATTGTTAGTTCGAAGGCTTTATGCTGGGGCAACCACAAAG TGTGACTATGTGAACGTTCCAACTGCTGTATTCACTCCTTTGGAGTATGGAGCCTGTGGGTATCCTGAAGAGGCTGCGGTGGAGAAGTTTGGGGAGGAAAACATTGAG ATCAACTGA